TTTTAGAATTAAACTACCccataaaaataaaaggcaacgaattttaatttcttgctaCAACCCTGTTATATTATCCTTTTGGcaaaatacaactaaaatttactACAATAAAATGTGAAGGAGACAAACAATTATACCCTCTGGATGAGCCATTTTCTGAAAAGCTGTTGGGGCAATCATGATTGGCATGGATATTTTGAAGCCCAAGACTGTGGTTGTCAAGTCTATCTTGCTCACATCAATAAGAATACGAGGCCGAAACCTGTGTGTATATTTGTCAATTTGTTTCACAATATCAGTATTAGCTTGTATTATGAAATATCAAAGAAACATAATTAATCATTATGGTTTCGTAATTAACTactgtaaaaatataaatcttacaAAATTCTGGAAAAGGCATTTCTGTTCTCTTGCAGTGTCCACTGATCCTCTGCACCAGATGCGTAGTAATCAAACGCATTCTTTGGTAATTTCTGCTTTGCAATAGCCTCATACTCACTGACATTGGTGATCTCCATTTTCAGAACAACTTGTTGATGTTGTTACCCTTCAGGAattctgatatatatatattcagctATCAGCTACTGTTTGGAataatcttaataattaattgtgtCAAATTTCATTCAGttgtgaaaattttcaaataaacaaataactGGAAGTTGGAAAATATTTCTTCAAACTTCCTAAATTTtggattaagagaaaaataaacatttggGATGCACAACATAGAATTTCAAATGGAAATTAAAACTCAAGTGCAGAAATAGTGGCAGTACAATATAGGAAAAAGTTACACGATGAAAAACTTTGCCAAGAAAATCAAAGCAACAACATGCTACTTTTCCTCTAACATTTCAATTTAGAATGCTCCATGGCTGAAGCCTTCTAAAAAATCTACAAAAGATGGTATTATTTAAAAGGGAAAAGAACAGCATGGATATATAAAAAGGAATAACAGCAAAAAACAGATGCAAATAGGATTGGTGGTATGAGCTATCCCATGAACAGAACTTGGTTTGGCAAACACAACCAATATTGAAATCATTGCatacacacaacacaaacacCACTTTTCAATCTTCATTTCTGGAAGAGTATGTCTAAGAAAGAAGAGCAGACCTTAGTATCGAAAACTATGCAAGTGTGTGCATGCAGAGGAAGCAATGGAGAGAAACTCCTAGTGAGGAATAGAAACAGAAGGAAGTGAAAAATGGGAAGGGTTGATAAATACGTGGTGGAATAGAGACAAAGTTAGATGGCCCTCATATTTGTTGTAACGTGTATAGTTCAAATGAAGGAGAATTGGAATTTTGAAGTGGATGAGCTTTCGGAGGTGAGTATTATTTTGAACCAAATCTCATCAACAAACTGAGGTGGTTCTCAGCCACAAACGCCTTGTGTGTTTCACAGCACTCTTTCTTTCTCCATTATCATTTCCATCTCTaaattccaaaaagaaaaataacccAAAAATACTCAGAAACTGTTTATTTGATCCTATCTCATATACCTTTCAATTCATGGAAACACAAGAATAATACCCTCTTCACCACTGGTACAAGTGGCTTCGCCATTGCCTACAGATAATCTAAAATATGCACTCTATTATTTCATCTCACTTTGAATTTACCCCAAACAAATCACATACTTACTATTACTAGGTTTAttgacaacaatttttttttataatattttaatactatgaTGTTGGAAGTTATACATCGAACAGatataagaccaatttataatatataaatagagtgcagacctcaccttacaaactggttttgtgGAATTGAGTTAGATCTCTCAAGATGTATATCGCTTGGCGTGAAAGAGGTGTGTTGGATGTTTCACATTGACTaaagataaagttaatttatattaatattatgattattattattaattgtgaagtaatttttagATCAATCATATAATACCatgtaaatgatattaaaatattatcaaactaTCACTAtccttttaaaagatatataataatcataGCATCCACCTTGGCTTGTGTTGTTAATTATCACAAGTGgtttaaaaatgaaactatTGTATGAATAAGGTTTAAATCCCTTTtacagaatatgaaaattacCTTCTTATTAGCTATATTATTTCTGAAATTTCCTACACACTTTTAGGAGTTGaatgtaaaatttgtaagaaaaaatatttgcatATGAAAGAATAATATTCCGATAtcaaaagttataataatataatattaatgtcTTCTTTCGTTGTTAAGATAatgttttgatatataaatatgtgaTGACCAAATTTTACTTACAGCAATTCAGCCACATATGTCAATTTTCTCATATCTTATGTCTAcgtccattttttttttttgttaaattttatccttttctttttgggAATTAGTTCATCTGCAGTTTCAATTTGAACcccttaaattttatttaacacatATACCCctaatatattaacataaaataaatgaaaaaattaaaggtCAAAGATCTggttttgttatttgaaaacaaaaaaggagGCATGAATCCCTTTTCTGTCATTATGTCTGTctcttttagtttttcatttacttttaaaaagtttaacattAAAATCTCCTAACCTTTTTTGTTAACTTGATGctattcagtttaaaaataataaatgcaatCAAATGGACTTACATATAAATTTAACCAAGCAACAATTTGTTAATCCCAGTAAAACAAGATTCagattatttaaataagttatcACTTGTCATAAATAAAAGCATTGTTTGACAATATTAATGAAAAGGTATTACACTAAAAAGGTATTACATCAtgtaaaagtttaataaataattattaaaattaagagtATAACAAAATTagtatctattttaaaattggatAAATTGTGAGtactatttaataaaaacttaaagaaaTTAAGTTCAATTTcccatatatttattttcatggaTAGAAGGATTTTGCAAGTGTTTTTGTGCATATATGTGTGTTTCTTTCTTGATGACTATGGATAACAACAAGTCAAGCGAGATATATGGATAGTCTCTATTAGTTATTAGacttggaaaagaaaatttaatttgttactgaatatccatttaaaatatatcagtGTCCTTTAAAAAAATCCAATGATTTTCTTggataaatatgaatattaaattatctataaatattttgtttgaagtaacaattttttttttttttgcaaatatcgagtttatataaatatttttgctGTCCTGCATGTAAAGTATGCGTTTtagcaaataaaatataataactcgTAATGagtttctataaataaaaacataattttaacaacgataaaaaataatattaacaataataaataaaaatattttttccacTCAATtcttacatatatttttctttttctttcctgtATTTCTTCACTGTCTACCAAAGAGAAACCGTGATAAATTGATGAAAACTCATCATGGATAGATAAGTGAACTATGCATGCAAGCATCACGAAAAGTACCACAAAATCAAGCTGAGCCCACTCTGATATCcgatgaataataaataatgggCGAGGTGACCCACTTATACAGTCTATAAGTTTCAATTCAGGGGCAACTTTCTTTTTCAGTGCATCTAAATACTGAtgtatattaaagtaatatttgcccatttattttcttaaaaaataataaatttaggtCTTCCTCTCATCCTATTTGATTGGGATgatgattttttctttaacatttactctttttttttttaattttctaagatagtagataaatttaattttttctttaatatttactttataaattattagaaaGATTTGTACAAGGATATAACATTGAGGTATAAGtaatttttccaaaaattatAGGGTTTGTCCTGTAATTGTGCCTTCTGTTGGTCGAAGTCTGCCAACCATGTGTTTGTAAAATTGTCtctgaggaaaaaaaaaaggcaaaaggGTACTTGAAAGTGAGGGTTACGAGGAGGATACATTGTTGTCGTAGAAGGTTGTATGGTTATGGCCAATAGTGGCATAAACTTGGTGCTTCATCAAGGGGCAATGTTGCCACATGAACTTCCTGTAGCTGCTGTACTGGGACCTTCGTGCTTTCATTCGTTTTCTTCAACTTGGGCTATTACCAATGGAGCCATTCTTGTCTCACCACAAAGGGGGAACTGCAGTGGTACTTGTTATTGCTCAAGTTTCAGGAAATGTACGTGCAAATGGAAACGGCTTGTAAGAAGATGCTCCACAAGTGAGTTTGTCATTGCCAGTGATGAAAACTATGGCAATAAGCAGGTTGTTAGTCTCACTCCCCGTCTCTACGACTATGTACTAAAAAATGTTCGAGAGCCAGAGGTGAGGACTGAGGAACATACCGTTATGCTTCATGCTAtgttttaataagaaaaatgttttgggGGAGGGGGAGGGTAATTCTGCTGTCAACTGTGAAAAATTGTGTCTATTAAATTGCCGTTTGTGCTTATTGTAAATTGACTGCACTTCAGATTTTAAGGCAATTGCGGCAGGAGACAGCCTCTATGCGTGGAAGTCAAATGCAGGTGTCTCATTATTTCATTCTTATGCAATTTTTCTTAAACTGTTTAGTAATAGAGTTGTTAATGCTGAGTTTATGCTTGTGTATTATATCTTCACTATGCAAGCAGGGGTTTCTACTGCACATTTGGTTCTATGAAAGTGAGTAGCATTATTGTACCACTTATTCATTATTTGTTTCTATAGATGTTGtacacaattaatttattttacaggTGATGAACATGATTGACCTGCATCTCGTAACTgtgaaataaatcaaatttaacaatttttgttgAAGACTAAGGGGCTTCTTATGTGGGGCACATAGTGGTCTTTGAATGTTAACTTTGTGCTACTAGTGTTTTGATATCCTGTCTGGGATCAAGCttaaatttgtgaaatttgATGGGGCAGATAAAGAATTGTGCTAGAAAGAATGTACAGCAGTCTCACTTGTTTTCTATCTTGTCTGTCATGTTTCACTTTGTAATTTCACTTGATTAGCAAGAAGTAAAGTGTTGGCAATGCTTTTAGGTGTCCCCTGATCAGGCACAGCTGCTTGCAATGCTTGTGCAGATTCTTGGAGCAGAACGGTGTATTGAGGTTGGCGTTTATACAGTATGTCCTTCATTCTTTATACACCTTGCACTAGTTTTATTCATGTTTCAAAGTAGAGGATGCCACTTCACTTCCATTATGTAATGaggtattatattattaatttgatcCAGGGATACTCATCCTTAGCCATAGCATTAGTTCTGCCAGATTCAGGTCATTTAGTTGCCTGTGAAAGAGATCCCAAATCTCTTGAAGTTGCCAAGAAGTATTATCATCTAGCTGGTGTTTCACATAAG
This DNA window, taken from Vigna radiata var. radiata cultivar VC1973A chromosome 5, Vradiata_ver6, whole genome shotgun sequence, encodes the following:
- the LOC106761389 gene encoding uncharacterized protein LOC106761389 isoform X3, yielding MVMANSGINLVLHQGAMLPHELPVAAVLGPSCFHSFSSTWAITNGAILVSPQRGNCSGTCYCSSFRKCTCKWKRLVRRCSTSEFVIASDENYGNKQVVSLTPRLYDYVLKNVREPEILRQLRQETASMRGSQMQVSPDQAQLLAMLVQILGAERCIEVGVYTGYSSLAIALVLPDSGHLVACERDPKSLEVAKKYYHLAGVSHKVDVKLGLAMDSLESLILNGEAGSYDFAFIDAEKRMNEKYFELLLQLVKVGGLIVIDNVLWHGKVADQLVYDPKTVSIRNFNQKLMEDERVNISMVPIGDGMTICRKR
- the LOC106761389 gene encoding uncharacterized protein LOC106761389 isoform X2, whose protein sequence is MVMANSGINLVLHQGAMLPHELPVAAVLGPSCFHSFSSTWAITNGAILVSPQRGNCSGTCYCSSFRKCTCKWKRLVRRCSTSEFVIASDENYGNKQVVSLTPRLYDYVLKNVREPEILRQLRQETASMRGSQMQVSPDQAQLLAMLVQILGAERCIEGYSSLAIALVLPDSGHLVACERDPKSLEVAKKYYHLAGVSHKVDVKLGLAMDSLESLILNGEAGSYDFAFIDAEKRMNEKYFELLLQLVKVGGLIVIDNVLWHGKVADQLVYDPKTVSIRNFNQKLMEDERVNISMCIDTDGVGFIPSGMFAKKFFNHSVTLSIISIATNSDSIVDLVIIVCSDDFLVIVPPPSVNT
- the LOC106761389 gene encoding uncharacterized protein LOC106761389 isoform X1, with amino-acid sequence MVMANSGINLVLHQGAMLPHELPVAAVLGPSCFHSFSSTWAITNGAILVSPQRGNCSGTCYCSSFRKCTCKWKRLVRRCSTSEFVIASDENYGNKQVVSLTPRLYDYVLKNVREPEILRQLRQETASMRGSQMQVSPDQAQLLAMLVQILGAERCIEVGVYTGYSSLAIALVLPDSGHLVACERDPKSLEVAKKYYHLAGVSHKVDVKLGLAMDSLESLILNGEAGSYDFAFIDAEKRMNEKYFELLLQLVKVGGLIVIDNVLWHGKVADQLVYDPKTVSIRNFNQKLMEDERVNISMCIDTDGVGFIPSGMFAKKFFNHSVTLSIISIATNSDSIVDLVIIVCSDDFLVIVPPPSVNT
- the LOC106761389 gene encoding uncharacterized protein LOC106761389 isoform X4 is translated as MVMANSGINLVLHQGAMLPHELPVAAVLGPSCFHSFSSTWAITNGAILVSPQRGNCSGTCYCSSFRKCTCKWKRLVRRCSTSEFVIASDENYGNKQVVSLTPRLYDYVLKNVREPEILRQLRQETASMRGSQMQVSPDQAQLLAMLVQILGAERCIEVGVYTGYSSLAIALVLPDSGHLVACERDPKSLEVAKKYYHLAGVSHKVDVKLGLAMDSLESLILNGEAGSYDFAFIDAEKRMNEKYFELLLQLVKVGGLIVIDNVLWHGKVADQLVYDPKTVSIRNFNQKLMEDERVNISMSLRYR